In Pongo abelii isolate AG06213 chromosome 5, NHGRI_mPonAbe1-v2.0_pri, whole genome shotgun sequence, a single genomic region encodes these proteins:
- the LOC112133910 gene encoding ret finger protein-like 4B: protein MAQYLLSELSCPVCLNFFFSPISLSCGHVFCFDCIQNWMLENHDFRVTCPLCRDVVKLLPLEEWQVRAIVLITKQHRNRLEQSLHMRKELRHFWEDVTLDAATASSLLVFSSDLRSAQCGKIHHYLTKDPRLTCVLGTPCFSSGQYYWEVEVGEVKSWSLGVCKESADRKSSDLSPEHGFWIISMNAGAIHANTDLERIPASPGLRRVGIFLDVDLEEIQFFDVDNNVLIYTHDGFFSLEPLRPFFCLELLGEGESGNVLTICP, encoded by the coding sequence ATGGCCCAATACCTGCTATCAGAGTTGTCCTGTCCAGTTTGcctgaattttttcttctctcccatttctctctcttgtgGACACGTTTTCTGCTTTGATTGCATCCAGAATTGGATGCTAGAAAACCATGATTTTAGAGTGACGTGCCCCTTGTGTCGAGACGTGGTGAAGCTACTTCCTTTGGAAGAATGGCAAGTGAGAGCCATAGTACTTATCACCAAGCAGCACCGTAACCGACTTGAGCAAAGTCTGCACATGAGGAAGGAGCTCCGGCATTTTTGGGAGGATGTGACCCTGGATGCAGCCACTGCCAGCTCTCTCCTTGTCTTCTCCAGTGATCTAAGAAGTGCTCAGTGTGGGAAGATCCACCACTACCTGACAAAAGATCCCAGGCTGACCTGTGTCCTGGGTACTCCCTGCTTCTCCTCCGGCCAATATtactgggaggttgaagtgggagagGTGAAGTCATGGTCCCTGGGTGTCTGCAAGGAGTCGGCTGACAGAAAGAGCAGTGATTTATCCCCTGAGCATGGCTTCTGGATCATTAGCATGAATGCAGGAGCAATCCATGCTAACACCGATCTGGAGAGAATTCCTGCAAGCCCTGGCCTTCGCCGTGTGGGGATCTTCCTGGATGTTGACTTAGAAGAAATCCAGTTTTTTGATGTTGACAATAATGTCCTCATCTATACACACGATGGTTTCTTCTCTTTGGAGCCTTTGCGTCCATTCTTCTGTCTGGAGCTCTTGGGAGAAGGGGAGAGTGGCAACGTCCTGACCATCTGCCCATGA
- the LOC100447442 gene encoding ret finger protein-like 4B — MAQYLQAELSCPVCLNFFSCPISLSCKHVFCFNCIQNWMLENHDFRLMCPLCREVVKAPPFEEWHVRALALITKLHGNQFEESVDMREELRHFREDVTLDAATASSLLVFSSDLRSAQCGKIHHDLTKDPRLTCVLGTPRFSSGQHYWEVEVGEVKSWSLGVCKESADRKSSDLSPEHGFWIISMKAGAIHANTDLERIPASPGLRRVGIFLDVDLEKIQFFDVDNNVLIYTHDGFFSLEPLRPFFCLELLGEGESGNVLTICP; from the coding sequence ATGGCCCAATACCTGCAAGCAGAGTTGTCCTGTCCAGTTTGCCTGAATTTTTTCTCCTGtcccatttctctctcttgtAAACACGTTTTCTGTTTTAATTGCATCCAGAATTGGATGCTAGAAAACCATGATTTTCGCTTGATGTGCCCCTTGTGTCGAGAGGTGGTGAAGGCACCTCCTTTTGAGGAATGGCACGTGAGAGCCCTAGCACTCATCACCAAGCTCCACGGTAACCAATTTGAGGAAAGTGTGGACATGAGGGAGGAGCTCCGGCATTTTCGGGAGGATGTGACCTTGGATGCAGCCACTGCCAGCTCCCTCCTTGTCTTCTCCAGTGATCTAAGAAGCGCTCAGTGTGGGAAGATCCACCACGACCTGACAAAAGATCCCAGGCTGACCTGTGTCCTGGGTACTCCCCGCTTCTCCTCCGGCCAACATtactgggaggttgaagtgggagagGTGAAGTCATGGTCCCTGGGCGTCTGCAAGGAGTCGGCTGACAGAAAGAGCAGTGATTTATCCCCTGAGCATGGCTTCTGGATCATTAGCATGAAGGCAGGAGCAATCCATGCTAACACCGATCTGGAGAGAATTCCTGCAAGCCCTGGCCTTCGCCGTGTGGGAATTTTCCTGGATGTTGACTTAGAAAAAATCCAGTTTTTTGATGTTGACAATAATGTCCTCATCTATACACATGACGGTTTCTTCTCTTTGGAGCCTTTGCGTCCATTCTTCTGTCTTGAGCTCTTGGGAGAAGGGGAGAGTGGCAACGTCCTGACCATCTGCCCATGA